From a region of the Mycobacterium sp. SMC-8 genome:
- a CDS encoding acyl-CoA carboxylase subunit epsilon, protein MNHDSDIVEVSDPREMTIDDPPPPDPHFQVLKGEPTLEELAALVTVLGAAGGGAPADPGPQELNPWGHPVDKLRYDVTSWQRVTLLERMHMRR, encoded by the coding sequence ATGAATCACGACTCCGACATCGTCGAGGTCTCCGACCCGCGCGAGATGACTATCGACGACCCACCCCCGCCCGACCCGCACTTCCAGGTGCTCAAAGGCGAGCCGACGCTCGAAGAGCTCGCCGCACTGGTGACCGTCCTGGGCGCAGCCGGTGGCGGCGCCCCAGCCGACCCCGGCCCGCAGGAACTCAACCCGTGGGGCCACCCGGTGGACAAGCTGCGCTACGACGTCACCAGCTGGCAGCGCGTCACGCTGCTGGAGCGCATGCACATGCGGCGATGA
- a CDS encoding DUF4012 domain-containing protein: MNKFSRRPSGDGPDGDDDLSTDEDERRPHWLHDRHGAVWTALALLIVVIAFGAWLGVRSFDAKDSLEQARATAEDAKDALLQGDTDEASRFAEQAQAHAQDARDATHSVPWNIASVIPWLGGPFKTGQQISDVVLGLAADVLKPSTDVGVSISPDKLYADGRVDVQSLRAEEPQLAKLSEDAGRLDAQAREISDPGYLSLLSDARAQLQEQTAQLAGLLENTTLAARLLPSMMGADGPRTYFMGFQTNAEARGTGGLLGGFGVLRFENGAPTVDDLGKNTELTDAVATVDLGPEFNQQYGFTNPKTDFRNSNLSPHFPHAAQIWKSMWAQKTGMNVDGVIAIDPIALSYVLSAVGSVTMPDGEVITKDNVVELTESTAYIRFPTDQVARKNYLQDIANLVVQKVTGPVESPRALLDALGKAVGERRIAVWSAVPEEQALLEQTPLAHIVPDDPAPYANVVINNLGGNKMDYYLERSVEYVADGCDGQTRMSTVTVRMKNTAPADAPLPLYVAGTEGLIANVPFEVPPGTMVSSVRLFATTNSSVVSVLANGERIPFTQGVERGHPTYEVQVLIPPKQSGELVFRLSEPASAGSPRFDVQPLVDPLTPVVSVPECSK; the protein is encoded by the coding sequence GTGAATAAGTTCTCCCGACGTCCGTCCGGCGATGGGCCGGACGGCGACGACGACCTGTCAACAGACGAAGACGAGCGCCGGCCGCACTGGCTGCATGACCGGCACGGGGCGGTGTGGACCGCTCTGGCACTGCTTATCGTCGTCATTGCCTTTGGCGCCTGGTTGGGCGTGCGCTCTTTCGACGCCAAGGACAGCCTGGAACAGGCGCGTGCCACCGCCGAGGACGCTAAAGATGCCCTGCTGCAAGGTGACACGGACGAGGCGTCCCGGTTCGCTGAGCAAGCGCAGGCACATGCGCAGGACGCGCGCGACGCGACGCACTCGGTGCCGTGGAACATCGCATCAGTGATTCCGTGGCTGGGTGGCCCCTTCAAGACGGGCCAACAGATCTCGGATGTGGTGCTCGGTCTCGCCGCTGACGTGTTGAAGCCGTCCACTGACGTGGGTGTCTCGATCTCGCCAGACAAGTTGTATGCCGACGGCCGGGTCGATGTGCAGTCGCTGCGTGCCGAAGAACCTCAGCTGGCGAAGCTCTCAGAGGATGCGGGCCGGCTCGACGCCCAGGCGCGCGAGATTTCTGATCCTGGGTACTTGTCTCTCCTGAGCGACGCGCGGGCCCAATTGCAGGAACAGACAGCACAACTCGCCGGCTTGCTGGAGAACACAACGCTCGCGGCGAGGCTACTGCCGTCCATGATGGGTGCTGACGGTCCGCGCACCTACTTCATGGGGTTTCAGACAAACGCGGAAGCTCGCGGGACCGGAGGCCTGCTCGGTGGTTTCGGAGTCCTGAGATTCGAGAATGGTGCACCAACGGTAGATGACCTCGGCAAGAACACTGAGCTCACGGATGCGGTCGCGACCGTCGATCTCGGTCCGGAGTTCAACCAGCAGTACGGGTTCACCAATCCAAAAACAGACTTCCGCAACAGCAACCTTAGTCCACACTTCCCGCACGCGGCGCAGATCTGGAAGTCGATGTGGGCGCAGAAGACCGGGATGAACGTGGACGGCGTCATCGCGATTGATCCGATCGCCCTGAGCTATGTGCTTAGTGCGGTCGGTTCCGTGACAATGCCCGACGGTGAGGTGATCACTAAGGACAATGTTGTCGAACTGACGGAATCGACTGCCTACATCCGCTTCCCCACAGACCAGGTGGCGCGAAAGAATTACCTGCAGGATATCGCCAACCTTGTTGTACAGAAGGTGACTGGTCCCGTGGAGTCACCTAGGGCGCTGCTAGACGCCCTGGGCAAAGCGGTGGGAGAACGACGGATTGCGGTATGGAGCGCCGTGCCCGAAGAACAGGCGCTGCTTGAGCAGACCCCGCTCGCCCACATCGTGCCTGATGATCCTGCGCCGTATGCCAACGTGGTGATCAACAACCTCGGCGGTAACAAGATGGACTACTACCTTGAGCGCAGCGTGGAATATGTAGCCGACGGCTGTGATGGTCAGACCAGAATGTCGACCGTCACGGTACGCATGAAGAACACCGCTCCCGCAGATGCGCCTCTACCCCTATACGTGGCAGGGACGGAAGGACTGATCGCTAATGTCCCGTTTGAGGTGCCTCCAGGAACGATGGTGTCGTCTGTCCGACTGTTCGCGACCACGAACTCATCTGTGGTGAGCGTTCTCGCGAATGGCGAGCGAATTCCATTCACGCAGG
- a CDS encoding acyl-CoA carboxylase subunit beta yields MTSVSESPATPAASHEIDIHTTAGKLADLRKRAEEALHPVGEAAVDKVHAKGKLTARERILALLDEGSFVELDALAKHRSKNFGLEKNRPTGDGVVTGYGTIDGRDVCVFSQDATVFGGSLGEVYGEKIVKVQELAIKTGRPLIGINDGAGARIQEGVVSLGLYSRIFHNNIKASGVIPQISLIMGAAAGGHVYSPALTDFVIMVDQTSQMFITGPDVIKTVTGEDVTMEELGGAHTHMSKSGTVHYVASGEQDALDYVRDLLSYLPPNNYAEPPRYPSPQADAPIEESLTDEDLELDTLIPDSPNQPYDMHEVITRILDDDEFLEVQAGYAGNIVVGFGRVDGRPVGIVANQPTQFAGCLDINASEKAARFIRTCDCFNIPIVLLVDVPGFLPGTDQEYNGIIRRGAKLLYAYGEATVAKVTVITRKSYGGAYCVMGSKDMGADVVVAWPTAQIAVMGASGAVGFVYRQKLKEAAANGEDVDALRLQLQQEYEDTLVNPYIAAERGYVDAVIPPSHTRGYVATALKLLERKVVQTPPKKHGNIPL; encoded by the coding sequence ATGACCAGCGTGAGCGAATCCCCGGCGACGCCAGCCGCCTCCCACGAGATCGACATCCACACCACCGCCGGGAAGCTGGCTGACCTGCGTAAACGCGCCGAGGAGGCCCTGCATCCGGTCGGCGAGGCCGCCGTGGACAAGGTGCACGCCAAAGGCAAGCTGACAGCCCGTGAGCGCATCCTGGCGCTGCTCGACGAGGGCTCGTTCGTCGAGCTCGACGCGCTGGCCAAGCACCGCAGCAAGAACTTCGGCCTGGAGAAGAACCGTCCCACCGGGGACGGTGTGGTGACCGGCTACGGCACCATCGACGGCCGCGACGTGTGCGTGTTCAGCCAGGACGCCACCGTGTTCGGCGGCAGCCTCGGCGAGGTCTACGGCGAGAAGATCGTCAAGGTCCAGGAGCTGGCCATCAAGACCGGCCGCCCGCTGATCGGCATCAACGACGGCGCCGGCGCCCGCATCCAGGAGGGCGTGGTCTCCCTGGGCCTCTACAGCCGCATCTTCCACAACAACATCAAGGCCTCCGGCGTCATCCCGCAGATCTCGCTGATCATGGGCGCGGCGGCCGGCGGGCACGTCTACTCCCCCGCCCTGACCGACTTCGTCATCATGGTCGACCAGACCAGCCAGATGTTCATCACCGGCCCCGACGTCATCAAGACCGTCACCGGCGAGGACGTCACCATGGAAGAGCTCGGCGGCGCCCACACCCACATGTCCAAGTCGGGCACCGTGCACTACGTCGCTTCCGGCGAGCAGGACGCCCTGGACTACGTCCGCGACCTGCTGTCCTACCTGCCGCCCAACAACTACGCCGAGCCGCCGCGCTACCCGTCCCCGCAGGCCGACGCGCCGATCGAGGAGAGCCTCACCGACGAGGACCTCGAGCTCGACACGCTGATCCCGGACTCGCCGAACCAGCCCTACGACATGCACGAGGTCATCACCCGCATCCTCGACGACGACGAGTTCCTCGAGGTGCAGGCCGGCTACGCGGGCAACATCGTGGTCGGCTTCGGCCGCGTCGACGGCCGCCCGGTCGGCATCGTGGCCAACCAGCCCACCCAGTTCGCCGGCTGCCTGGACATCAACGCCTCGGAGAAGGCCGCCCGCTTCATCCGCACCTGCGACTGCTTCAACATCCCGATCGTGCTGCTGGTCGACGTGCCCGGCTTCCTGCCCGGCACCGACCAGGAGTACAACGGCATCATCCGCCGCGGCGCCAAGCTGCTCTACGCCTACGGTGAGGCCACTGTGGCCAAGGTCACCGTGATCACCCGCAAGTCCTATGGTGGCGCCTACTGCGTGATGGGCTCCAAGGACATGGGCGCCGACGTGGTAGTCGCCTGGCCGACCGCCCAGATCGCGGTGATGGGCGCCTCCGGCGCGGTCGGGTTCGTCTACCGACAGAAGCTCAAGGAAGCCGCCGCCAACGGCGAGGACGTCGACGCGCTGCGCCTGCAGCTGCAGCAAGAGTACGAGGACACCCTGGTGAACCCGTACATCGCCGCCGAGCGCGGCTACGTCGACGCGGTCATCCCGCCCTCGCACACCCGCGGCTACGTCGCCACCGCGCTGAAGCTGTTGGAGCGCAAGGTCGTTCAGACCCCGCCGAAGAAGCACGGCAACATCCCGCTGTAA
- a CDS encoding endonuclease/exonuclease/phosphatase family protein, translating to MSRVALTSPLEKELGGPHPTSRARRGPPRIGSLRTTAGAAQGRTHLILSGRHRASTWRRRATVVAVLAALGFSILTVVIRALPLTNTFMLVIAVAAPYSVVVAMFGLVLAVLSRRVILSVVAVIVLAVSLGIQVRWYYGGSSSVSAASAGGDVQVRVLSSNLRYGRADPSAFVELARSSADVVTVTELTPEAVGRFHHAGINEEFPYSLLFPAPKASGNGIWSRHPLIPLSPTRFWNSSMVAARAQIPGVRSDVAVASIHVTSPMASFESWRNGIVATKSRLKGLADAVESGAVIASGDFNSTPDMRQFRDLLANGYRDGVVQSGAGYAPTFPSKGATPPLITIDHVLTRHANVHSLRSVSLPGSDHRALLATVGISPANARS from the coding sequence GTGTCGCGGGTGGCCCTTACTAGTCCCTTAGAAAAGGAGCTCGGCGGCCCTCACCCGACCTCTCGTGCCCGGCGAGGCCCGCCGCGCATTGGTAGCCTGCGGACAACCGCGGGGGCGGCACAGGGGAGGACTCACCTCATTCTTTCCGGACGGCACCGCGCGTCAACATGGCGACGACGTGCGACGGTGGTGGCGGTTCTTGCCGCCCTCGGATTCTCGATCCTGACCGTGGTGATTCGCGCGTTACCGCTGACGAACACGTTCATGCTGGTGATTGCGGTGGCGGCGCCCTACAGCGTGGTGGTGGCCATGTTCGGGCTTGTGCTGGCGGTGTTGTCTCGCCGAGTGATTCTGTCGGTGGTGGCGGTGATCGTGCTTGCGGTATCGCTCGGAATTCAAGTGCGTTGGTACTACGGCGGAAGCTCCAGCGTCAGCGCAGCCTCGGCCGGCGGGGACGTCCAGGTGCGGGTGTTGTCATCGAATCTGCGCTACGGACGGGCGGACCCAAGCGCGTTCGTCGAATTGGCCCGCAGTAGTGCGGATGTCGTCACGGTGACGGAGTTGACGCCTGAAGCGGTGGGCAGATTCCACCACGCCGGCATCAATGAGGAGTTCCCTTATTCCCTTCTGTTTCCTGCTCCGAAGGCGAGCGGGAACGGGATCTGGAGCCGGCACCCGTTGATCCCGCTGTCGCCCACACGATTCTGGAACTCCAGCATGGTCGCGGCACGGGCGCAGATTCCAGGTGTGCGATCCGACGTCGCCGTGGCGAGCATCCACGTCACTTCGCCGATGGCGTCGTTCGAGAGCTGGCGCAACGGCATCGTCGCCACGAAATCGCGGCTGAAAGGTCTGGCCGACGCAGTCGAGTCCGGAGCGGTAATCGCATCAGGCGATTTCAACAGCACGCCGGACATGCGACAGTTCCGCGACCTCCTCGCCAACGGATACCGGGACGGTGTTGTCCAGTCAGGCGCCGGCTACGCGCCCACCTTCCCTTCGAAGGGCGCGACCCCGCCGCTGATCACGATTGACCATGTGCTGACGCGGCACGCAAACGTGCACTCCCTCCGAAGTGTCTCGCTGCCGGGTAGTGACCATCGTGCACTTCTAGCCACCGTCGGAATTTCACCCGCGAATGCCCGATCCTGA